TCTCACGTTGGCTGTAATGGGCAACGTGTTTGAACAATCGGTTGGCGCCCCGCTGACCGAAGACACCATACGCCAACACCTGAAAAGCGATGAAACGATTCTGATCATCGAACGGGGCGGCAAACCGGTCGGATACACCAGCTACAAGATTTACAAGCCTGGCCGGATGTACTGGAGTTCGCTGATTCTTTCTCCGGATCACCAGAGCAGGGGACTGGGCAGGCAAGTGGTGCGGCATG
Above is a window of Effusibacillus pohliae DSM 22757 DNA encoding:
- a CDS encoding GNAT family N-acetyltransferase, with the translated sequence MHKIRTLRFRQREPKDDRFIIDLTLAVMGNVFEQSVGAPLTEDTIRQHLKSDETILIIERGGKPVGYTSYKIYKPGRMYWSSLILSPDHQSRGLGRQVVRHVEKVALANGVRRIEGHVQTDNRRAISFWLKNGFSITGMPVQGTLAIEKRLPPNRSG